Proteins from a genomic interval of Zingiber officinale cultivar Zhangliang chromosome 2A, Zo_v1.1, whole genome shotgun sequence:
- the LOC122039876 gene encoding endonuclease 2-like encodes MGFYFNSHTLASFFLLLAFPAFTYGWGIVGHQIICQITQDRLSESAAAAVKELLPAYAENDLSTLCSWADTIKFRYHWSSELHYIDTPDDLCTYNYNRIAKMKMV; translated from the exons ATGGGCTTCTACTTCAATTCTCACACGCTGGCCTCTTTCTTCCTGCTCTTAGCATTCCCAGCCTTCACTTATGGATGGGGAATTGTCGGCCACCAGATTATTTGCCAGATTACCCAGGATCGTTTAAGTGAGTCAGCAGCTGCAGCGGTTAAAGAACTACTCCCTGCCTACGCAGAGAACGACCTAAGCACCCTTTGCTCTTGGGCAGATACAATCAAGTTTCGATACCATTGGTCGTCGGAACTTCACTACATTGATACCCCTGATGATCTTTGCACTTATAATTACAACA GGATTGCAAAGATGAAGATGGTGTGA